In a genomic window of Aggregatimonas sangjinii:
- the lptC gene encoding LPS export ABC transporter periplasmic protein LptC, with protein MYNKINNYKSIALFCTAMLFFSCQDQYVRVGDEAIPTIYPQGIAENFELTYTESKEPLTAEAVDSSEVIAVLSSVLSKNFDNLQFPYKTFPKGLTVDLFDDQGNKNTIVADYGIIYSATNLIDLQGNVVVLTNDGKKLEAPQLYYDQTNEWIFTQQKFKFTNPEDGTIMDGEGMDFAKDMSIFNAHRTYGLMTIKEETKETKADD; from the coding sequence ATGTACAATAAAATAAATAATTACAAGAGCATTGCCTTATTCTGTACGGCAATGCTCTTTTTTTCTTGTCAAGATCAGTATGTGAGGGTAGGCGATGAAGCCATACCCACTATTTATCCCCAAGGTATTGCAGAGAACTTTGAACTTACGTATACGGAGTCTAAGGAGCCGCTCACGGCAGAGGCGGTAGACTCATCAGAGGTCATTGCCGTGCTTTCGAGTGTGTTGAGTAAGAATTTTGACAACCTCCAATTTCCGTATAAGACCTTTCCCAAAGGCCTCACGGTAGACCTGTTTGACGACCAAGGAAACAAAAATACCATCGTCGCCGATTACGGTATTATTTATTCTGCAACGAATTTGATAGATTTACAGGGTAATGTGGTGGTGTTGACCAATGATGGGAAAAAACTGGAAGCCCCACAATTGTACTACGATCAGACGAACGAGTGGATTTTTACCCAGCAAAAGTTCAAGTTTACCAACCCCGAAGATGGCACCATTATGGACGGCGAGGGCATGGATTTTGCGAAGGATATGAGTATTTTTAATGCCCACAGAACCTATGGCCTAATGACCATCAAGGAAGAAACCAAAGAGACGAAAGCCGATGATTAA
- a CDS encoding type III pantothenate kinase has protein sequence MNLIIDAGNTLVKYAVFDKEDLVFRQQTSMEEVLLTAKKICDDHPRIEWCIVSSVNTLDEKILLLLSVFCEVIHLNATTPTPFKNSYASPHTLGVDRIALATAAFYHNPNGNTLVIDAGTCVTYDMVNDYGEYLGGAISMGLRMRYRALHEQTARLPLLEPGELFDFIGNTSETSIQSGVLNGLQHEIDGFINQYKSRFVDLTVILTGGDAQFLSKRLKNTIFADSNFLLKGLNYLLEYNKH, from the coding sequence ATGAACTTAATTATCGATGCAGGAAATACTTTGGTCAAGTACGCGGTGTTTGACAAAGAAGACCTAGTCTTTAGGCAGCAAACCAGCATGGAAGAGGTGCTGTTGACGGCAAAAAAAATATGCGATGACCACCCTAGAATAGAATGGTGTATCGTCTCTTCGGTAAACACCTTGGATGAGAAGATCCTACTGCTGCTATCCGTTTTTTGTGAGGTTATTCATTTGAACGCAACTACGCCGACGCCTTTCAAGAATTCGTATGCGAGTCCGCATACACTTGGTGTCGATCGCATAGCCTTGGCCACCGCGGCTTTCTACCATAATCCCAATGGCAATACCTTGGTCATCGATGCCGGTACCTGCGTCACCTATGACATGGTCAACGATTATGGCGAGTATTTGGGAGGCGCGATATCCATGGGGTTACGAATGCGCTATCGGGCACTTCACGAGCAGACGGCTCGATTACCGTTATTGGAACCGGGAGAACTCTTTGATTTTATCGGCAATACCTCCGAAACCAGTATACAGAGCGGCGTCTTGAATGGCCTACAACATGAGATAGATGGGTTTATCAACCAATATAAATCGCGGTTCGTAGATTTAACAGTTATTTTAACAGGTGGCGACGCCCAATTTTTGTCTAAACGACTAAAAAATACCATATTTGCGGATTCCAATTTTCTCCTGAAAGGACTGAATTATTTACTGGAATACAACAAACATTAA
- a CDS encoding hemolysin family protein yields MDPSIIIIVLSLVFSAFFSGMEIAFISANKIHIEIEKKQDGFLAKVLSRLTKKPSKFIATMLIGNNIALVIYGFFMGELLMNFFNDMGPSSNSFVQLLLTDFSLLTQTIISTLIILFTAEFLPKVLFQIYSNTLLKVLAVPAYLFYILFSFISDFIIKISDIILKAFFRTEGDEVQLAFSKIELGDYITEQMETIEEEDEVDSEIQIFQNALEFAEVKAREVMIPRIEITAVELHETPKNLTKLFSDTGYSKILIYKDTIDDIIGYVHSYELFKKPKTIKSILLPVEFVPETMLIQDCLNLLAKKRKSIAVVLDEYGGTSGIMTVEDIIEELFGEIEDEHDSTDLVEEQLAENKYRLSARLEVDYLNETYKWELPESDEYETLGGLIVGETGEIPEQETEITIDKFKFKVLEVSSTKIDLVSVEIIDNE; encoded by the coding sequence GTGGACCCATCCATCATCATCATCGTTTTGTCATTGGTCTTTTCGGCCTTTTTTTCCGGCATGGAAATCGCTTTTATTTCCGCGAATAAAATCCATATCGAAATAGAGAAAAAGCAGGACGGCTTCTTGGCTAAAGTACTATCGCGTTTAACGAAAAAACCGTCTAAATTCATCGCGACCATGTTAATCGGCAATAATATTGCCTTGGTGATTTACGGGTTTTTTATGGGGGAGTTGCTCATGAACTTCTTTAATGACATGGGACCATCCTCTAACAGTTTCGTTCAGCTGTTGCTTACCGATTTTAGTTTATTGACCCAGACTATTATTTCTACCTTGATCATACTTTTTACAGCGGAATTTCTTCCAAAGGTGCTGTTTCAAATCTATTCGAACACGCTTTTAAAAGTACTGGCGGTGCCGGCCTACCTCTTTTATATCCTGTTTTCCTTTATTTCCGATTTTATTATTAAAATCTCGGATATCATCCTGAAGGCCTTTTTTAGGACCGAGGGCGACGAGGTACAATTGGCCTTTAGCAAGATAGAACTGGGCGATTACATTACCGAACAAATGGAAACCATCGAAGAGGAAGATGAGGTGGATTCGGAAATACAGATTTTTCAGAATGCGTTGGAATTCGCCGAGGTAAAAGCAAGGGAAGTCATGATTCCCAGAATTGAGATTACCGCCGTAGAGTTGCACGAAACTCCGAAAAACCTGACCAAACTGTTCTCCGATACCGGCTATTCCAAGATATTGATCTATAAGGATACCATTGATGATATCATCGGCTATGTGCATTCGTACGAGCTCTTTAAAAAACCGAAGACCATTAAGAGCATCTTGTTACCGGTCGAGTTCGTTCCCGAAACCATGCTGATACAGGACTGTCTGAACCTATTGGCAAAAAAACGAAAAAGTATTGCCGTAGTGTTGGATGAATACGGAGGTACTTCCGGAATCATGACGGTCGAGGACATTATCGAGGAATTGTTCGGTGAAATCGAGGATGAGCACGATAGTACCGATCTTGTTGAGGAGCAATTGGCTGAAAATAAGTACCGGCTTTCGGCCAGATTGGAAGTAGATTACCTCAATGAGACCTATAAGTGGGAGCTCCCCGAAAGCGATGAATATGAAACCTTGGGCGGACTCATAGTAGGTGAAACCGGTGAGATTCCTGAACAGGAAACAGAAATTACCATCGATAAGTTCAAATTCAAGGTTTTGGAGGTCTCCAGTACTAAAATCGATTTGGTATCCGTTGAAATCATAGACAACGAATAG
- a CDS encoding type IX secretion system membrane protein PorP/SprF, which yields MIANHNKLDLGKYVLSILKDCSHRKVVLTVLVLLSVATLFSQRIVFPGQGLLVPHLNDPSYIGVENRVKVTGILQVSDSERRQHTQFIYAQIPVSEKLSFGADYFKDALELYSYSTAMVSANSKFEFGGENSYLRLGVSAGIDSRRQTGFPVTEIPNMEPFVPRLNEGDTSFTYRFGIHYTYNALSVGGTYNKLPIQSTLARENQEDLIGYWIKDGFTAQIRYSLYVSDNIRLTPIVSYLSYANDPIYEGAVLVDVGDRFSASISYKNDYSINPAVRYEFLETFQVGYSYEKSFGDVTFEDVHSLSLSYKFKGDGPDESDWKKAAVANNRKIAAIKRKKPKKEKNEVPETDVDKQVTDEAVQKEAAEQEEPKKAAAEREAQEKETAEKEAAAREVTQKEALAKETAEKEAAQKEAAERQAAQEAAEREAAEKEAAQKEATKRKAAREAAAQEAAQKEALAKEAAEKEAAQKEAAERQAAQEAAEREAAEQEAAKKEAEQRAAERRAAELQEAAQKEATERKAAQEAAERQEAERKAVELQEAAQKEAVEQKAAQEAAEKEAEQREAERKAVELQEAAAQKAAQEAAAEKVATEREVQEKIVQEGEPVTENEAEKIEAVDLAPLPPRFAKDGSVMKAGYYVIVGTFNTMAQAEAEKARLSNLEYYTAIGLKEGDDTFYLYVDYDDVNDDAKKRLRAHNLDPNFRKAYLLEVD from the coding sequence ATGATTGCAAATCACAACAAGCTCGATTTGGGCAAGTATGTGCTTTCTATTCTCAAAGACTGCAGCCATAGAAAGGTGGTTCTGACGGTTCTTGTATTGCTCTCTGTGGCTACACTCTTTTCGCAACGAATTGTATTTCCCGGACAGGGATTATTGGTTCCACACCTGAACGACCCTTCCTATATAGGCGTTGAAAACAGAGTGAAAGTAACGGGCATCCTACAAGTGTCCGACTCCGAAAGAAGACAACACACACAATTTATATACGCGCAAATTCCTGTTTCCGAAAAACTTTCCTTTGGAGCGGATTATTTTAAAGACGCATTGGAACTGTATAGCTATTCGACCGCCATGGTGAGCGCCAACTCGAAATTCGAGTTTGGAGGGGAAAATAGTTATTTAAGACTTGGTGTTTCCGCAGGTATCGATTCTAGAAGGCAAACGGGTTTTCCGGTTACCGAGATTCCGAATATGGAGCCGTTTGTGCCCAGACTAAATGAGGGTGATACCAGTTTTACGTACCGGTTCGGAATACACTACACGTACAATGCCCTTTCGGTTGGCGGAACCTACAACAAATTACCCATTCAAAGCACCCTAGCCCGCGAAAATCAAGAAGATTTGATCGGCTATTGGATCAAGGATGGCTTTACGGCCCAAATTCGCTACAGTCTATATGTGTCGGACAACATTCGCCTTACCCCCATAGTCAGCTATTTGAGCTATGCCAATGATCCTATTTATGAGGGTGCCGTATTGGTTGATGTGGGCGATCGGTTCAGTGCCAGTATTTCTTATAAAAATGATTATTCGATTAATCCAGCCGTACGATATGAATTTTTAGAGACTTTTCAGGTCGGCTACTCCTATGAAAAATCTTTTGGCGACGTTACTTTCGAAGATGTACATTCTTTAAGCCTCTCCTACAAGTTCAAGGGAGATGGTCCTGACGAGTCCGATTGGAAAAAAGCGGCAGTAGCGAACAATAGAAAAATAGCGGCGATTAAACGTAAAAAACCCAAGAAGGAGAAAAATGAAGTCCCCGAAACGGATGTTGACAAGCAAGTGACGGACGAAGCAGTCCAAAAAGAAGCCGCTGAGCAGGAAGAGCCCAAGAAAGCGGCTGCCGAACGGGAAGCTCAGGAGAAAGAAACAGCGGAAAAAGAAGCTGCAGCACGTGAAGTTACACAGAAGGAGGCGCTTGCAAAGGAAACTGCTGAGAAGGAAGCTGCCCAAAAAGAGGCTGCGGAAAGACAGGCCGCCCAAGAAGCTGCCGAACGGGAAGCGGCAGAAAAAGAAGCTGCTCAAAAAGAAGCAACCAAAAGAAAGGCCGCCCGGGAAGCAGCAGCGCAAGAAGCTGCACAAAAAGAAGCACTTGCCAAGGAGGCTGCAGAAAAAGAAGCTGCCCAAAAAGAGGCTGCGGAAAGACAGGCCGCCCAAGAAGCTGCTGAACGCGAAGCCGCGGAGCAAGAAGCAGCCAAAAAAGAGGCGGAACAGCGAGCAGCCGAACGAAGAGCCGCAGAACTGCAGGAAGCAGCTCAAAAAGAGGCAACCGAAAGAAAGGCCGCCCAAGAAGCTGCCGAACGGCAAGAAGCGGAACGAAAAGCAGTCGAATTGCAGGAGGCAGCTCAAAAGGAAGCTGTAGAACAGAAAGCTGCCCAAGAAGCAGCAGAGAAAGAAGCCGAGCAACGAGAAGCGGAACGAAAAGCAGTCGAATTGCAGGAAGCAGCAGCTCAAAAAGCTGCACAGGAAGCAGCCGCAGAGAAAGTGGCTACCGAAAGGGAAGTCCAAGAAAAAATTGTGCAAGAGGGGGAACCGGTTACAGAAAACGAGGCTGAAAAAATAGAAGCTGTCGACCTGGCTCCGCTACCCCCGAGGTTTGCAAAAGACGGTTCCGTCATGAAGGCCGGATATTACGTCATCGTGGGTACGTTCAATACAATGGCCCAGGCAGAAGCGGAAAAAGCGCGATTAAGCAACCTCGAGTATTATACCGCAATAGGCCTGAAGGAGGGCGACGATACGTTCTATCTCTACGTAGACTACGACGATGTAAACGACGACGCCAAAAAGCGATTGCGAGCGCATAACTTAGACCCGAACTTTAGAAAGGCTTACCTGTTGGAGGTCGATTAA
- a CDS encoding glycoside hydrolase family 32 protein, whose product MNIYRKGICILILGMLISCNSKTQKQEATQETAQSEYYSEPFRPQYHFSPEEKWMNDPNGMVYHKGVYHFFYQYYPEDIVWGPMHWGHATSKDLVTWEHKPIALYPDKHGLIFSGSAVVDFGNTSGFGTTDNPPLVAIFTYHLMAGEKAGRKDFQTQGIAYSLDNGDTWTKYEGNPVIGNDGIKDFRDPKVFWDTENSTWIMSLVAGDHLQIWSSDDLKSWSKRSEFGRDKGAHGGVWECPDLFKLKVGDTEEEKWVLLISINPGAPNGGSGTQYFVGEFDGEQFTTEQEDIKWLDWGTDNYAGVTYNVLPEDYYGDTYANDPKDERIFIGWMSNWTYARDTPTEKWRSAMTVPRTLSLEKNGEAYELYNYPIKAINKLLKPSEKKNLTITAEGSETISHDHFNQAEIRFVSSANDFGLTFGNEVNETLVLKMDSATQTFTLDRTKSGKTDFQEDFASVQEMPVPQLPEEEFEVRILMDHSSIELFLNGGQYVMTAQIFPNEFYDSLKIENFSGSEMLLKDFKVSKIRRVW is encoded by the coding sequence ATGAACATTTATAGGAAAGGGATATGTATTTTGATTTTAGGAATGCTTATTTCCTGCAATTCAAAAACCCAGAAACAGGAAGCGACTCAAGAGACAGCGCAATCGGAATACTATTCGGAACCTTTTAGGCCGCAATATCATTTCAGTCCGGAGGAAAAGTGGATGAACGACCCCAACGGTATGGTGTATCACAAGGGTGTTTATCATTTTTTTTATCAATATTACCCAGAAGATATCGTTTGGGGTCCAATGCATTGGGGGCATGCTACGAGTAAAGACCTGGTTACTTGGGAACACAAACCGATCGCTCTTTATCCAGATAAGCACGGACTAATTTTTTCTGGAAGTGCGGTGGTCGATTTTGGGAACACCTCAGGATTTGGCACGACCGACAATCCTCCTTTGGTCGCCATTTTCACCTATCACCTAATGGCAGGGGAAAAGGCCGGTAGAAAAGACTTCCAGACGCAGGGCATCGCCTATAGTCTGGATAATGGGGATACTTGGACAAAGTATGAGGGAAACCCTGTAATCGGAAACGACGGTATCAAGGATTTTAGGGACCCCAAGGTATTTTGGGACACCGAGAACAGTACATGGATAATGAGTTTGGTCGCTGGCGATCATCTGCAAATATGGAGTTCGGACGACTTGAAATCATGGTCGAAGCGAAGTGAATTCGGTAGGGATAAAGGTGCCCACGGGGGTGTTTGGGAATGTCCTGATTTATTTAAATTGAAAGTTGGCGATACGGAGGAAGAAAAATGGGTTTTGCTCATCAGCATAAATCCCGGGGCTCCGAACGGTGGAAGCGGTACCCAGTATTTTGTGGGTGAATTTGACGGAGAACAATTCACGACCGAGCAGGAAGACATTAAATGGCTCGATTGGGGTACGGACAACTATGCAGGGGTAACCTACAATGTGCTACCCGAAGATTACTATGGCGATACCTACGCCAATGACCCCAAAGACGAACGAATCTTTATAGGCTGGATGAGCAACTGGACCTATGCTCGGGATACCCCTACGGAGAAATGGCGAAGCGCGATGACCGTGCCCAGAACACTTTCTTTGGAAAAGAACGGGGAAGCTTATGAACTATATAACTATCCTATTAAGGCAATAAACAAGCTTTTGAAACCAAGTGAGAAAAAAAACCTAACAATTACGGCAGAGGGTTCTGAAACGATTTCCCATGATCATTTTAATCAGGCGGAGATTCGCTTTGTCAGCAGTGCAAATGATTTTGGTTTAACCTTTGGGAACGAGGTAAACGAAACGCTTGTATTGAAGATGGATAGTGCTACCCAAACGTTTACCCTGGACCGTACAAAGTCTGGTAAAACCGATTTTCAGGAAGACTTCGCATCCGTTCAAGAAATGCCTGTACCCCAATTGCCGGAAGAAGAATTTGAAGTACGTATTTTAATGGACCATTCTTCAATAGAACTTTTTTTAAATGGAGGCCAGTATGTAATGACCGCACAGATTTTCCCAAATGAGTTCTACGACAGTCTCAAAATAGAAAATTTTTCGGGTTCGGAAATGTTGCTGAAAGATTTTAAAGTAAGTAAAATAAGACGTGTATGGTAG
- a CDS encoding tetratricopeptide repeat protein — MKTKFYFAAIMIVGLIGVSGAQAPNPECNTNLSIFVEHAKVKNYDAAYTPWKMVYDQCPTLNWATFAYGERILKDKIKKSSGAEKDGFIKDLLALYEASPKTFPKKAKLAPNIIDVVMLKRENDMISDEEIYSELGRAFKEDEPNFKDPRALYLYFSTLVDLNKAGKKDLQEVFDVYDEVTDKITVENEKLTAKIAELLPKEEAGTLTAKEKKILSAANTNSGSFGKIEGSIDAKLGPLADCSNLIPLYEKTFEQNKDNVKWVKRAVGLMFNKECTDDPMFSKMVEVQAQLDPSADAYVYLGTLKMKNGDTSGALADFDKALELETDGKKKSKIAYKVAVTNRRKGSNATANKYAQKAIAANPANGRAYLLIAGLYANSANQCGSTTFEKRAIYWRAADMARKAGRVDPSIGSSANKAVSSYNERAPSKEMIFEAGMAGKTVSFSCWVGGSVKVPNL, encoded by the coding sequence ATGAAAACGAAATTTTACTTCGCCGCGATAATGATCGTGGGTCTTATTGGAGTAAGCGGTGCACAAGCTCCGAACCCGGAATGTAACACGAACCTTTCTATTTTTGTAGAACACGCAAAGGTTAAAAACTACGATGCGGCCTATACGCCCTGGAAAATGGTTTATGATCAATGCCCAACGCTCAATTGGGCGACTTTCGCCTACGGAGAACGTATCCTGAAAGACAAAATTAAAAAATCATCGGGTGCTGAAAAAGATGGCTTTATCAAAGATTTGTTAGCGCTTTACGAGGCGAGTCCGAAAACATTTCCTAAAAAGGCCAAATTAGCTCCGAATATTATCGATGTTGTAATGCTCAAGCGTGAAAACGATATGATTTCCGACGAGGAGATTTACAGTGAGTTGGGTAGGGCCTTCAAAGAGGATGAGCCGAACTTTAAAGATCCAAGAGCTTTATACCTTTATTTTTCTACGTTAGTTGACCTCAATAAGGCTGGTAAAAAAGATTTGCAGGAAGTATTTGATGTGTATGACGAGGTAACGGATAAGATAACCGTCGAGAATGAGAAGTTGACGGCTAAAATTGCCGAGCTGTTGCCAAAGGAAGAGGCCGGTACCTTAACCGCCAAAGAGAAAAAAATCTTGAGTGCGGCGAATACGAATTCCGGTTCTTTCGGTAAAATCGAAGGTAGCATTGATGCCAAACTCGGTCCTCTCGCCGATTGTAGCAACTTGATTCCACTTTACGAAAAGACTTTTGAACAAAACAAGGACAATGTTAAATGGGTAAAGAGAGCTGTAGGCCTCATGTTCAACAAAGAATGTACAGACGACCCTATGTTTAGTAAAATGGTGGAAGTACAGGCGCAATTAGATCCATCGGCAGATGCTTATGTGTATCTAGGTACGTTGAAAATGAAGAATGGCGATACAAGTGGAGCACTGGCTGATTTCGATAAGGCGTTGGAACTGGAAACCGACGGTAAGAAAAAATCTAAAATTGCTTACAAGGTTGCCGTTACCAATAGAAGAAAGGGTAGCAATGCAACTGCGAACAAGTATGCACAGAAAGCGATTGCCGCTAATCCGGCTAATGGTAGGGCATATCTATTGATCGCAGGGCTTTATGCCAATAGTGCCAACCAATGTGGTAGTACTACATTTGAAAAGCGTGCCATTTATTGGAGAGCTGCCGATATGGCCCGTAAGGCCGGTAGGGTAGATCCTTCAATCGGTAGTTCGGCGAACAAGGCCGTTTCCAGTTATAACGAACGGGCTCCTAGTAAAGAAATGATTTTCGAAGCTGGTATGGCCGGTAAAACCGTATCCTTTAGTTGTTGGGTAGGTGGTAGCGTAAAAGTGCCCAATCTATAA